The genomic region TGGAACGACCTTCTTTGATGCAGGATCAGATATAACAATCTTGAAGTCAGCCAATTCGTCTTTCCCCTTTTCACAAAGGTATAATGACACGAGTATATAAACTCAGGGTTATGGTTATAGATATGAAAATAGGAATTCTGCTTGTGCTTCATGGAAGTAGAGTAAATGAGTGGAAAGAGGTGGCAATAAATTACAAGGACCTTCTCAAGAACTATTTTGAATTAGTAGAGTTTGGATTTATAGAATTTAATCAACCTACTCTCAGAGAGGCCGTTGAAGCCTTGGTTAAAATGGGAGCTACGGAAATAGTAGCGGTTCCACTTTTATTCGCAGCTGGAGCCCATTTCTATAGGGACATTCCCAGACTAATTGGCATCGACGAAAACGGAAACGTGACGGTGAATGAGAAAAGCGTGAAAGTAATAATTGCTAGGCCCATAGGCATTGATAAAAGGGTTGCTGAAGTACTAAAGGAAAGGGTAGAACAGGCTCTTGAAAGCCCTTGGCAGATTTGACGGTTTATGCGAACCAAAAAATCCAGGTGGAATAGCCACATTCGGCTATGTCATCTACATTAACGGGAACGTAATAGAGGGAATGGGACTAGCCTCTGAACCTTGGAGCGTGAACTCCACTAATAACGTTGCTGAGTACACCGGTTTGATATGCTTGTTAAAAAAGATGCTGACGCTAGGTGTCACAGAGGCTAGGGTAGAAGGGGATAGTCAATTAGTGATAAGGCAACTCAAAGGGGAATACTCTGTGAAATCAAAGAGAATTATCCCCCTCTACGAGAAGGCTAAGGAGCTTCTTGCAAAATTCTCGTCAGTTGAGATTGAGTGGATACCCAGAGAAGAAAACAAGGAGGCAGATAGAATCACTAGGATAGCTTTCAAAAAGGTGTTAAACGGGGAATTAAAGAAAATAGGATGTGATTAGCCAAGTTAAGAAGACGCGCTTACCAATAGCTCTGCCTTCGCTGGATCGTACGTCCAGTCCTGAGGTAACTTCTCTACCCTCTTGTAGTATCTAGATAGCCTCCTTATCTTGGATTCTATCTCTTCAAGGCCTTTCTTAGCTGTCTTATCCCCAGGGTACTCGTTAAGATGTCTCCTCACATTAACAGCCCTTCTGATTAGGTTAAAGAGGTCTTCAGGTATCTGGGAAGCCAGTCCCTTATCCTTTAGGAACTGATTAACCTTCTTACCAATTATGGGTTTTGCTAGAGGTATTCCGTATTGATCCCTTAATACTATCCCTATCATGGATGGAGTATATCCTTTTTTTGCTAACTCCTCTATGAGCATCTCCACTTCTTCCCTTGAGAATCTAACCCACTTTGGCGATCCAGTCCTTACAGGCCTAGTTGAGTGAGAACTGCCGTTGGCTCTTCTCTTGTTCAAACGTAATCACCACTTGCTTATTTTCCTACTATACCGCTCTTTTTAAGTTCTTCCCTAACCATCTGAACTCCTTTCACCATTGACACCATCTTAGAGAAGGCTATATTTCTTGGAAGTAACTTTAACCCACAATCTGGATTTATCCATATCTTTTCTAGCGGGAAGTACTCCATAAGTCTCTTGATATCCTTATAGACTTCCTCTGGGGATTCTACGTTTCTGCTATGAACGTCTATAACGCCCGCACCTATTTCTTTTTCATACCCGTGTTCCTTAAACAATTTGAGAGGCTTATAGTTATATATCTTTAATGCGAAATTTATTTGATCTACCTTGAAGTCATTTAGATATGGTGCGACTATTTTATAATCACCGTAGCATATATGCAACATGAGTTTCGCATTAATTCCCTTCACTGATTCGTTTACAGCTTCAACTGCCCATTCAACCTCCTCAGCGCTAGAGTGTATAGCAGGTTCATCTACCTGAATCACGGGTGCTCCAGCCTCAACTAGGTTCCTTATTTCAGCGTTTATCGCCTTGGCAAGATCGAAGGCCATCTCCCTCCTGTCCTTATAATATTCATTGTAGGACCAGTAGGCCATGGTGTATGGACCAGTAATTGTCACCTTGAAGTAAGGAGTGTAAGTTATACTCTTAGTAAATTCAACTTCGTCTACAAGCATTGGTCTATTATACTCTATCTTCGACACTACTGAGGGTTTCCTATAATAGGCCGTTCCCCATACCCTCACAGGTCCATAAAATCTAAAACCCTTCAGTCTTTCTGCGAAGAATTCTACCATCTCATCCCTTTTTACTTCTCCATCTGTGGGAACATCAATCCCAGCAACTTGGTGATCTCTCATGACGGTAATAGCTGCGTCGTTAAACGCTTCCTGTAGATCCTCTCGCGATAGCCTTCCGTTCTTTGCCAAGGTTATGGCTTCCCTTAACCATTTGGGCCTAGGATAGCTACCTATAACTGTTGTTGGAAGAGGTGGAAGATTCATGACTTATCACCCAACTTCTTGAGAAGTTTTAACTTTCTTACGGCAATTATCTCAGGTATAAAATCCATTGGTGCTGCATTTCCCACAATTATCTGTGTAGCTCCTTTCTGATAACCCTTGTTAACTATCCTCCTGATGGTTGACAATCTCTCCAGTTTCGTATTCCTCGTGTTAAGTACTCCAAAGAATACCCTTTTCTTGGCGATCCTAGCGTAGACCTGAGCCAGTAGGTTCATGTTCTCTACTACATCCAATCCATGAACGTCTACTGGAAGCTTAAAGAACGTATCTAGTTTCGAGGGGTTTATGGTAAAATATGTGACAAGGTGTTTTTCTTGATTCACGCCCTTTACCATCTCTGAATATGCGTCCACAAGCCTAGATATCGTTGAGGTCTTGATTCCCTTCTCAAAGAAAGATGGCTCGTGAATTTCTATGGCAAGTCCGCTTGGGATGGCCTTCATCACAGAGTTGACTTCCTTTGCGTAGGCAAAGACCAGTTCTTCATCGTCATAATGTCTGTTATCGCTGAGGAGAGTATACGTTAGGGGACCCACGAGTACAGCCTTCAGCTTGCCTGTATATCCTACCTTCTTTGCTATCTCCATATCCTCCTGGAGAGACTTCAGATACTCATCCGGTTGAGCTTTAATATCGCCTTTAATCACCGGTTTTCTATAATAGAAATTATTATCATAAAAACGCATTAACTCGCCCTTTGTTGGACCGGAGATGTAAGAAAATGTTATATCCATCAAGTCGTCCCATCTCAAGAGCCCGTCAGTAGTATAACTAGCGCCCACATCCTTAACTAAAGACATGAAACTTGTTGTCCTCTTAATGATCTCCTTATCTAAAACCTCCTTACTTATCTTGCCTGATCTATATCTCGAAAAAACTTTTCCAAGTGATATTGCCCTAGGATAACTTCCAACTATACTTATCGTGAACTTTATCACCCCACATTGGGAGCTAGCAGGTACACTACACTACCGCCATTATCCATATTAAATTCTAACTGTAGTGGTTTCTGTTCCGAGAAAAGGAGGTTAAGGAAACCTGAGAGTCTAGTTAGAACTAGGACATCCTCAAGGTAATCTGATGGATAGCTTGAGACTGATGGTTTCTTCACCTCTATTTCCTGCAACCCCCCCATCTCCTTCGAAAACTCCACCTCTATCTCGGTAGACTCCTTAGATCTTAGCTTGATTTCCATCTCCGTAGCATCTATTTCTACCGAATCGCTTACTGTTGCTATTTCCGAAACGGCCTTCTTGAAGCCTCCAGATGTTATCTTAGCCTTTACATCAAAATCTAGCTTTAACTCGGGTAACTCCTGAATTGGTACTTCTATATTTCTGATAGTGAATTCCCTAGGAGGTTCTCCTAGCATTCTGATAACTATCTCTGACTCTTCCCTAGACTCCATCTCTATCTTTTCCTTTCTCTTAGCACTAGCCATGACCTTTAGCATGTACTGGGTATTGAAACCAAATCTGAATTGATCCTCAACATCGAATTCCTCAAAGGCTTCCTTGGGGAAATGTAATTTGATTAGTGAAATATGAGCCCTATCCACAGCAACTACGTCTAGCCCAGAGGAGGTGAACGTAAAGGTAACCTCGTCAATTAGCTTAGAGAGTGCCTCTATGACGGTCTTAAAGTCCATCGCGTTCGCATAGGCTATTCTCATGATCTCATTATGAAGTTCTAATTCCCCGCTTTAAGTTATACCTCTCGGGGCCTCTAAGGAAAAACGATACGGCTTTGTCCGGTATTTCAACTCCTAGATAACGACATAGCGGAAAACTTTTATGGGCAAAGGAGAAGTGATTCATGTCCCACCGTAGCTCAGCCCGGTTCAGAGCGCCCGGCTGTAGATAAAGGGCAGTTACCGGGTGGTCCGGGGTTCAAGTCCCCGCGGTGGGACTCTTTAGGTCATGTTTCTGTGTCGATGCGTGAATTTCACGTTGTAAGGAGCCACTCAATTTATAAACGAGACTGAGCCCTAGTCATAATAGGTGTTTCACTTCATGGCAGAAACTGCGCACAAACTACTCGCAGAGTCTGTTGGTAGTCTAGTGCTAGTTAAATTAAAGGGAAATAAGGAAGTGAGAGGGCTTCTTAAGAGTTATGATCAACACATGAACTTGGTTTTGTCGGATTCTGAAGAAATCCAAAGCGATGGCGAAGGGAAGAAGATGGGAACCATAGTAATAAGAGGGGATAATGTAATTCTCATCTCTCCGATTCAACAATAGGTGAGATGAATGAAGGGAACTCCGTCCTTTGGAAAAATGAATAAAGGAGGTAGCCATATTAGATGCAGACGATGTGGTAGAAATTCATATAACCCTACTAAGCATAAGTGCGCTGCATGTGGTTTTGGAAAATCAAAAAGAATTACAAGATATAGTTGGAAAACCAAAAAGGTAAATGGGGTAAGGTTAAAGTAATGGAATTCGGTTGGAGCTGGCATATAGAGTGGCAATCCTCCTATGAATTTCATGGTCATCACATAGACCAAGTATTGGAAGATGTTACTACCCAGTTTCAAAGGGTAATGGTTGCTAAGTTAACTAGGTTTGGGAAGTCGCTTATTATAGATGGGAAAGTTCAATCCACCGTATCTGACGAGTATATATATCACGAAACTCTAGTCCATCCCCTTCTTCTCTCCCTAGACAAACCTAAGAGTGTGCTAATACTAGGTGGAGGCGAAGGGGCCACATTACGTGAGGTGCTCAAGCATGAGTCTGTGAATAGGGCAGTCATGGTGGATATAGACCAGGCGGTCATAGACTTCGCGAGGAAACACCTTACTGAGTGGCATACCGGATCCTTTGATGATCCTAGGACTACGCTGGTTATTGATGATGCTCTGAGATATGTGGAAAAAACACAGGAAAAGTTTGATGCTATTGTTCTAGATCTTACGGATCCTATAATGGGTAACTCATCGTATAAATTATACACGAAAGAGTTTTATGAAAAACTTTCCAGACTGGTTGGTGATGACGGAGGTATCGTAACCCAAGCCACTTCGCCATCCTTTAGTCTGGACACGTTCTCTGTAATATATAACACACTTAGATCTATATTCAGGAAGGTTTCAGCATCGATAACCTACGTTCCATCATTCGATGGACTCTGGGGATTCGTTTATGCATCCAATAAGGTTACGCCAAGCCAACTGTCTCCTGAGAGTATAAACTCACTGATAGCGCAGAGAATAAGGGGAAAACTAAGGTACTACGATGGGGAAACCCACTCGATGCTGTTTAGCATTCCCAAGAACATAAGGGAAAAGTTATCTTCAGAGAAAAGGATATCGACGGAGTCTAACCCAGTTACTGTCCCTGCTTGATTTTTTAAGTAAAAACTCTTATCTAATTATGCCGGGGTGCCCGAGCGGACCAAGGGGGTAGGCTCGAGACCTTTCCAGCGTTAAAGCGTGCGACCTACTGTCTCTCCGAGACACGCGGGTTCAAATCCCGCCCCCGGCGCATTAACCGTGATTTTTTAAATCAGACATGAGGTTAGATAAATGTGCGGGGGTGCCCGAGCTAGGTCAAAGGGGGTAGGCTCAGGACCATTAGGTGAGACCCCTACTGGAGTAGTCCTGCGCGGGTTCAAATCCCGCCCCCCGCATGATATATACGATTTCAATCTCTGCTAAGCTTTATAGAAAGCTAAATTCTTCGTGGCATCATTTGAACAAGGAAGTATGGGCCCGCTGGGATTTGAACCC from Metallosphaera sedula DSM 5348 harbors:
- a CDS encoding CbiX/SirB N-terminal domain-containing protein, with protein sequence MKIGILLVLHGSRVNEWKEVAINYKDLLKNYFELVEFGFIEFNQPTLREAVEALVKMGATEIVAVPLLFAAGAHFYRDIPRLIGIDENGNVTVNEKSVKVIIARPIGIDKRVAEVLKERVEQALESPWQI
- the rnhA gene encoding ribonuclease HI, which gives rise to MKALGRFDGLCEPKNPGGIATFGYVIYINGNVIEGMGLASEPWSVNSTNNVAEYTGLICLLKKMLTLGVTEARVEGDSQLVIRQLKGEYSVKSKRIIPLYEKAKELLAKFSSVEIEWIPREENKEADRITRIAFKKVLNGELKKIGCD
- a CDS encoding 30S ribosomal protein S15; the protein is MNKRRANGSSHSTRPVRTGSPKWVRFSREEVEMLIEELAKKGYTPSMIGIVLRDQYGIPLAKPIIGKKVNQFLKDKGLASQIPEDLFNLIRRAVNVRRHLNEYPGDKTAKKGLEEIESKIRRLSRYYKRVEKLPQDWTYDPAKAELLVSASS
- a CDS encoding methionine synthase — encoded protein: MNLPPLPTTVIGSYPRPKWLREAITLAKNGRLSREDLQEAFNDAAITVMRDHQVAGIDVPTDGEVKRDEMVEFFAERLKGFRFYGPVRVWGTAYYRKPSVVSKIEYNRPMLVDEVEFTKSITYTPYFKVTITGPYTMAYWSYNEYYKDRREMAFDLAKAINAEIRNLVEAGAPVIQVDEPAIHSSAEEVEWAVEAVNESVKGINAKLMLHICYGDYKIVAPYLNDFKVDQINFALKIYNYKPLKLFKEHGYEKEIGAGVIDVHSRNVESPEEVYKDIKRLMEYFPLEKIWINPDCGLKLLPRNIAFSKMVSMVKGVQMVREELKKSGIVGK
- a CDS encoding uroporphyrinogen decarboxylase/cobalamine-independent methonine synthase family protein, with protein sequence MIKFTISIVGSYPRAISLGKVFSRYRSGKISKEVLDKEIIKRTTSFMSLVKDVGASYTTDGLLRWDDLMDITFSYISGPTKGELMRFYDNNFYYRKPVIKGDIKAQPDEYLKSLQEDMEIAKKVGYTGKLKAVLVGPLTYTLLSDNRHYDDEELVFAYAKEVNSVMKAIPSGLAIEIHEPSFFEKGIKTSTISRLVDAYSEMVKGVNQEKHLVTYFTINPSKLDTFFKLPVDVHGLDVVENMNLLAQVYARIAKKRVFFGVLNTRNTKLERLSTIRRIVNKGYQKGATQIIVGNAAPMDFIPEIIAVRKLKLLKKLGDKS
- the pcn gene encoding proliferating cell nuclear antigen (pcna); the protein is MRIAYANAMDFKTVIEALSKLIDEVTFTFTSSGLDVVAVDRAHISLIKLHFPKEAFEEFDVEDQFRFGFNTQYMLKVMASAKRKEKIEMESREESEIVIRMLGEPPREFTIRNIEVPIQELPELKLDFDVKAKITSGGFKKAVSEIATVSDSVEIDATEMEIKLRSKESTEIEVEFSKEMGGLQEIEVKKPSVSSYPSDYLEDVLVLTRLSGFLNLLFSEQKPLQLEFNMDNGGSVVYLLAPNVG
- a CDS encoding LSM domain-containing protein yields the protein MAETAHKLLAESVGSLVLVKLKGNKEVRGLLKSYDQHMNLVLSDSEEIQSDGEGKKMGTIVIRGDNVILISPIQQ
- a CDS encoding 50S ribosomal protein L37e — encoded protein: MKGTPSFGKMNKGGSHIRCRRCGRNSYNPTKHKCAACGFGKSKRITRYSWKTKKVNGVRLK
- the speE gene encoding polyamine aminopropyltransferase, producing MEFGWSWHIEWQSSYEFHGHHIDQVLEDVTTQFQRVMVAKLTRFGKSLIIDGKVQSTVSDEYIYHETLVHPLLLSLDKPKSVLILGGGEGATLREVLKHESVNRAVMVDIDQAVIDFARKHLTEWHTGSFDDPRTTLVIDDALRYVEKTQEKFDAIVLDLTDPIMGNSSYKLYTKEFYEKLSRLVGDDGGIVTQATSPSFSLDTFSVIYNTLRSIFRKVSASITYVPSFDGLWGFVYASNKVTPSQLSPESINSLIAQRIRGKLRYYDGETHSMLFSIPKNIREKLSSEKRISTESNPVTVPA